The Candidatus Cloacimonadota bacterium genome includes a window with the following:
- a CDS encoding dihydrofolate reductase — protein MTEPRFSVIAALDSNNLIGRDNRMPWNIPEDLKYFRAKTLGHTVLMGKNTWLSLGRTLDERVNIILSRDKKLTVPGAIVCHGVPDCLRHCPDDECFVIGGAQIFRLFLPLASKLHLTRIDAEFEGDTHFPVIDPEAWELISFEAVTSVTGFDLAFTEYRRCRKP, from the coding sequence TTGACTGAGCCACGCTTCTCCGTGATCGCGGCGCTCGACAGCAACAACCTTATTGGCCGCGACAACCGCATGCCCTGGAACATTCCCGAAGACCTGAAGTATTTCCGCGCCAAAACCCTTGGCCACACTGTGCTGATGGGCAAAAATACCTGGCTGTCGCTGGGCCGCACCCTCGACGAACGGGTGAACATCATCCTCAGCCGCGATAAAAAGCTCACAGTACCCGGAGCCATCGTCTGCCACGGCGTTCCAGACTGTTTGCGGCACTGCCCTGACGATGAGTGTTTTGTGATCGGCGGCGCTCAGATCTTCAGACTCTTCCTGCCCCTGGCCTCCAAACTCCACCTCACCCGCATCGACGCGGAATTCGAGGGGGACACCCATTTTCCCGTGATCGATCCCGAGGCTTGGGAACTCATCTCCTTTGAGGCAGTAACCTCAGTCACAGGATTCGATCTGGCTTTCACAGAATACCGGCGCTGCCGGAAACCTTGA
- a CDS encoding ATP-binding cassette domain-containing protein: MNPLISVRGLRAAYGDSVILKDIDLDIKPNEVAVILGSSGSGKTTLLKNILRLEQPTAGSVKYRGEELTDMDEARYREILIRFGVLFQSGALLNSLSVFDNLAIPLEQHSRLSLRVIERVIRAKLNLVRLDGAMYQLPSELSGGMRKRAALARAIALDPEILFCDEPTSGLDPLNARALDELLLDLKTQLNMTIVVVTHELASIQRLADRIFFLEDGALIFSGTLTEALSAGIPPIDRFFEAGRFD; this comes from the coding sequence ATGAACCCCCTCATCAGCGTCCGCGGGCTGCGGGCAGCCTATGGTGACAGCGTGATCCTGAAAGATATAGACCTGGACATCAAGCCCAACGAGGTGGCGGTGATCCTCGGCAGCAGCGGAAGCGGCAAAACCACTCTGTTGAAGAACATCCTGCGCCTGGAACAGCCCACGGCCGGCAGCGTGAAATACCGCGGCGAAGAACTCACAGACATGGATGAGGCGCGCTACCGCGAGATCCTGATCCGCTTCGGGGTTCTCTTCCAGAGCGGCGCGCTGCTCAATTCGCTGAGCGTGTTCGACAACCTCGCCATCCCTCTGGAACAGCACAGCCGCCTCAGCCTTCGCGTTATCGAACGCGTGATCCGGGCGAAACTTAACCTGGTGCGCCTGGACGGGGCCATGTATCAGCTTCCCTCCGAACTTTCCGGAGGAATGAGAAAACGGGCCGCGCTGGCCAGGGCCATCGCCCTCGACCCCGAAATCCTCTTCTGCGATGAACCCACTTCCGGTCTGGACCCGCTTAACGCCAGGGCTTTGGACGAGTTGCTGCTGGACCTGAAAACCCAGCTGAACATGACCATCGTGGTCGTGACCCACGAACTGGCCTCCATCCAGCGTTTGGCCGACCGCATCTTCTTCCTTGAAGACGGCGCTCTCATCTTCAGCGGAACCCTCACCGAGGCCCTGAGCGCAGGAATACCGCCGATAGACAGATTCTTCGAGGCGGGACGTTTTGACTGA
- a CDS encoding ABC transporter permease — MERIDPLGIERIDSAGTAMWEEILRLVAQEGEANVLPARPEVQAVIHRFRSPGVPPLEKPREQGWLEQIGASVQQEWQSAKNALQLAADVFAWSVVDIFRHREQRKGSLAQQCAFLGMDALPIVALLSFVIGFIIALQTGVQMKNFSAAIFVADVMSFALVREFSPLFTAIILAGRSGSAITAEIATMKVSEEIDALRMMALDPIRYVVVPKFHALTLMMPILVTFSILAAEIGAILIAVGHLGIAPQVYLQRTLMVLEPSELFITYTKSVVFAWLIVVIAAHHGFQVRGGAEGVGRATTRSVVASILAIIVADAVFSLVYL; from the coding sequence GTGGAAAGGATAGACCCCCTTGGGATCGAGCGCATCGACAGCGCGGGAACCGCCATGTGGGAAGAGATCCTGCGGCTGGTTGCGCAAGAGGGGGAGGCAAACGTTTTACCCGCTCGCCCGGAAGTTCAGGCTGTGATCCACCGATTCCGCAGCCCTGGCGTCCCGCCTTTAGAAAAACCACGCGAACAGGGTTGGCTGGAGCAGATCGGGGCCTCAGTTCAGCAGGAGTGGCAAAGCGCGAAAAACGCTCTCCAGCTGGCAGCGGACGTTTTCGCTTGGTCGGTGGTGGACATCTTCCGCCACCGCGAACAGCGCAAGGGTTCGCTGGCCCAACAGTGCGCTTTTCTGGGCATGGACGCGCTGCCGATCGTGGCGCTGCTATCCTTTGTGATCGGTTTCATCATCGCTTTGCAGACCGGGGTGCAGATGAAGAACTTCAGCGCCGCCATTTTTGTGGCCGATGTGATGTCCTTCGCCCTGGTGCGGGAGTTTTCGCCACTCTTCACTGCCATCATCCTGGCCGGCCGAAGCGGCTCCGCCATCACGGCCGAGATTGCCACCATGAAGGTTTCCGAAGAGATAGACGCCCTGCGCATGATGGCCCTGGACCCCATCCGCTACGTGGTGGTGCCCAAATTTCACGCCCTCACCCTGATGATGCCCATCCTGGTCACCTTCTCCATTCTGGCCGCCGAAATTGGCGCCATCCTGATCGCGGTAGGGCATCTGGGCATTGCCCCCCAGGTCTATCTGCAGCGCACGCTGATGGTGCTGGAGCCCTCCGAACTGTTCATAACCTACACCAAAAGCGTGGTCTTTGCCTGGCTGATCGTGGTCATTGCAGCGCATCACGGTTTCCAGGTGCGGGGCGGGGCCGAAGGAGTGGGCCGGGCCACCACGAGGTCTGTGGTGGCGTCGATCCTGGCGATCATCGTGGCCGACGCCGTATTTAGCCTGGTGTATCTATGA
- a CDS encoding ABC-type transport auxiliary lipoprotein family protein — translation MIKNCLWLGILAAVLTVTGCAWNSERLRPNYYVLEYREGNENPALRMSQPFPQSLEVLDAEVGRAYTKSQLVVKENFSRVHYLPDHLWASRLNDAIPDLIVQRLRAYRIFSQVDRTTGEFDPDYFLETKVLNLEKIEAKDARAYLRMEFFLRDSNTQKILLSYKAERYKPLPDASMVYLIQSYNELLMQETDVFAAKCRNFLSGGQDQVALATLQTTSQDIFTLEDLPPANLANSHGELLLTLGTDTDDLIRYNVHGLDNEVSRNDGEFNKELPLPPGRYSITIGESQNIPLEVEVLPKMRTVVSGQWAELSVKIIDGNNNRVRLPYDVWVKEVGKFEYYPLGPGTSIGDDDLGQPDKVWILPPGTYMVKLGGGTWTELEDFTTIDLAKGDSRILTLVVDPSGEGNILLGAGVLGEEPVVRDRPVVHKGAMHGNLSLAGNNEADPAHPFVGLTVTGQLENAVDATFPFTLYTLRSNYDLGLSSADFSDLRVSSDAYSLKNVLLLTPWESSRALRNFSFYARGDVQTHFFREFAHFSQLKDLILVSAEDDSVTLQDQVRLQTKRPFFPMRLKEGTGITYRLVFGPRASLSLRFGYGWQQEINDGYYVFSATGPSQDPSDTNIYDIYREQPNQAFHGLESTLVLSAVNILDFIRVNSSIDLLFPLSTEDRSVRFESENRINFRIYRNISLDLRLNVQYDRSRKDWVVYDYGSYLRLSLFY, via the coding sequence GTGATCAAGAATTGTTTGTGGCTGGGCATCCTGGCCGCCGTGCTGACAGTGACTGGATGCGCCTGGAATTCTGAACGGCTGCGTCCGAACTACTACGTGCTGGAATACAGGGAGGGAAATGAAAACCCAGCTCTGCGCATGTCTCAGCCCTTCCCCCAATCCCTGGAGGTGCTGGACGCGGAAGTGGGCCGGGCCTACACTAAAAGCCAGCTGGTGGTTAAGGAAAACTTCTCCCGGGTACATTATCTGCCGGACCATCTTTGGGCCAGCCGGCTGAACGACGCCATTCCAGACCTGATCGTGCAACGGCTGCGAGCCTACCGCATCTTCAGCCAGGTCGACCGCACCACGGGTGAGTTTGATCCCGACTACTTTTTAGAGACCAAGGTTCTGAACCTGGAAAAGATCGAGGCAAAAGATGCCCGCGCCTATCTGCGGATGGAATTTTTCCTTAGGGATTCCAACACTCAAAAGATCCTCCTCAGCTATAAAGCGGAACGCTACAAGCCCTTGCCCGACGCCAGCATGGTCTATCTGATCCAGAGCTACAACGAACTGCTGATGCAGGAAACGGACGTGTTCGCGGCCAAATGCCGCAATTTCCTGAGCGGCGGACAGGACCAGGTGGCACTGGCAACCCTGCAGACAACAAGCCAGGACATTTTCACCCTGGAGGACCTGCCCCCAGCCAACCTTGCCAACTCGCACGGAGAATTGCTGCTCACGCTCGGCACGGACACCGACGACCTCATCCGATACAATGTGCATGGCCTGGATAACGAAGTTTCCCGCAATGACGGCGAATTCAACAAGGAACTGCCCCTCCCGCCCGGGCGCTACAGCATCACCATCGGTGAAAGCCAGAACATCCCGCTGGAAGTGGAGGTACTGCCCAAGATGCGCACCGTGGTGAGCGGGCAGTGGGCCGAACTGAGCGTGAAGATCATCGACGGGAACAACAACCGGGTGCGCCTGCCCTACGACGTCTGGGTGAAAGAAGTGGGCAAATTCGAATACTATCCCCTGGGACCCGGCACCAGCATCGGCGATGATGACCTGGGTCAGCCGGACAAGGTTTGGATCCTCCCTCCCGGCACTTACATGGTCAAACTGGGCGGAGGCACCTGGACCGAACTGGAGGACTTCACCACCATCGATCTGGCCAAAGGCGACAGCCGGATCCTAACCTTGGTGGTTGACCCTTCCGGAGAGGGAAACATTCTGTTGGGGGCAGGCGTCCTGGGTGAGGAACCCGTGGTGCGTGACCGCCCCGTGGTGCACAAAGGCGCCATGCACGGCAATTTGAGCCTGGCCGGGAACAACGAGGCGGACCCCGCCCATCCCTTCGTGGGACTCACCGTCACCGGGCAGCTGGAAAACGCGGTGGACGCCACTTTCCCCTTCACCCTCTACACCTTGCGCAGCAATTATGATCTGGGCCTCAGCAGCGCTGATTTTTCCGATCTGCGCGTGAGTTCCGACGCCTATTCCCTAAAAAACGTCCTGCTGCTCACTCCCTGGGAAAGCAGCCGTGCCCTGCGCAATTTCTCCTTCTACGCCCGCGGCGACGTGCAAACCCATTTCTTCCGGGAGTTCGCGCATTTTTCGCAACTGAAGGACTTGATCCTCGTATCCGCTGAGGATGACTCCGTTACCTTGCAGGATCAGGTGAGGCTGCAGACGAAAAGACCCTTCTTCCCCATGCGCCTGAAGGAAGGAACGGGGATCACTTACCGCCTCGTTTTCGGCCCCCGCGCTTCGCTGAGCCTGCGCTTCGGCTACGGCTGGCAGCAGGAGATCAACGACGGATACTACGTCTTCAGCGCCACCGGACCCAGCCAGGATCCCTCCGACACCAACATCTACGACATCTACCGCGAACAGCCGAACCAGGCTTTTCACGGCCTGGAAAGCACTTTGGTGCTCTCCGCGGTCAACATCCTCGATTTCATCCGCGTGAACTCCTCCATCGACCTCCTCTTTCCCCTCAGCACCGAGGACCGCAGCGTCCGCTTCGAAAGCGAGAACCGGATCAATTTCCGCATCTACCGCAACATCTCGCTGGACCTGAGGTTGAACGTGCAGTATGACAGGTCCCGAAAGGACTGGGTGGTTTACGATTACGGCAGCTATCTGAGGCTTTCGCTGTTCTACTGA